One genomic region from Clostridium saccharobutylicum DSM 13864 encodes:
- the rplR gene encoding 50S ribosomal protein L18: protein MFKKVDKKASREKRHLRVRKKVSGTAERPRLSVFKSEKNIYAQVIDDINGVTLVAASSLDKDFAAKGGNKEGAKLVGEVIAKRAIEKGIQEVVFDRGGYVYHGRVQELAQAAREAGLKF from the coding sequence ATGTTCAAAAAGGTAGACAAAAAAGCAAGCAGAGAAAAACGTCACCTTAGAGTTCGTAAGAAAGTATCTGGTACTGCGGAAAGACCAAGACTTTCAGTTTTTAAGAGTGAAAAGAATATATATGCACAAGTTATTGATGATATAAACGGTGTTACATTAGTAGCTGCTTCAAGTTTAGATAAAGATTTTGCTGCTAAAGGTGGAAACAAAGAAGGCGCAAAACTTGTTGGAGAAGTAATTGCTAAAAGAGCTATAGAAAAAGGAATTCAAGAAGTAGTATTCGACAGAGGTGGATACGTATATCACGGAAGAGTTCAAGAATTAGCACAAGCAGCTAGAGAAGCAGGCTTGAAATTCTAA
- the rpsE gene encoding 30S ribosomal protein S5, translated as MRIDPSTLDLKEKVVFINRVTKVVKGGRNFRFSALVVVGDENGHVGVGMGKSIEIPEAIKKGIEDAKKNLVSVSMVGTTIPHEIHGKFGTADVLIMPAKEGTGVIAGGPARAVLELAGLKDVRAKSLGSNNPNNMVNATINGLANLRTAEDIARLRGKSVEEILG; from the coding sequence ATGAGAATCGATCCTAGTACACTAGACCTTAAGGAAAAGGTTGTTTTTATAAACAGAGTTACTAAGGTTGTTAAAGGTGGTAGAAACTTCAGATTCAGCGCATTAGTTGTTGTCGGAGACGAGAACGGACACGTTGGCGTAGGAATGGGTAAGTCTATCGAAATTCCAGAAGCAATCAAAAAGGGAATAGAAGATGCTAAGAAAAATTTAGTAAGTGTTTCAATGGTAGGAACAACAATTCCTCATGAAATACATGGTAAATTTGGAACAGCTGATGTTCTAATTATGCCAGCTAAAGAAGGTACAGGAGTTATCGCTGGAGGTCCAGCAAGAGCTGTACTAGAATTAGCAGGATTAAAGGATGTTAGAGCTAAATCATTAGGTTCAAACAATCCTAATAACATGGTAAATGCTACAATAAACGGATTAGCTAACTTAAGAACAGCAGAAGATATTGCTAGATTAAGAGGAAAATCTGTAGAAGAAATATTAGGTTAG
- the rpmD gene encoding 50S ribosomal protein L30, producing the protein MAKVRVTLVKSLIGRKKDHIATANALGLKKIGKTVEPEATTQVQGMIKKISYLLKVEEV; encoded by the coding sequence ATGGCTAAGGTAAGAGTTACATTAGTAAAGAGCTTAATCGGTAGAAAAAAAGACCACATCGCTACTGCAAACGCTCTTGGACTTAAGAAAATTGGAAAAACTGTAGAACCTGAGGCAACAACTCAAGTACAAGGTATGATTAAAAAGATTAGCTACTTATTGAAAGTAGAAGAAGTATAA
- the rplO gene encoding 50S ribosomal protein L15 has protein sequence MKLHELKPAAGSKKAPKRIGRGTGSGLGRNAGKGEKGQNARSGGGVRPGFEGGQMPLYRRLPKRGFTNIFAKKIVSINLDRLNIFENGTEITPEVLLERRVISKVLDGVKILGNGTLEKSLTVKGCKFSKSAIEKIEAAGGKVEVM, from the coding sequence ATGAAACTTCACGAATTAAAACCAGCAGCAGGTAGCAAGAAAGCACCTAAAAGAATCGGTAGAGGTACTGGTTCTGGCTTAGGAAGAAACGCTGGTAAAGGTGAAAAGGGTCAAAATGCAAGATCAGGTGGTGGTGTAAGACCTGGTTTTGAAGGAGGTCAAATGCCTTTATATAGAAGACTTCCTAAGAGAGGGTTCACTAACATTTTTGCTAAGAAGATTGTTAGCATAAACCTTGACAGATTAAATATCTTTGAAAATGGTACAGAAATTACTCCAGAAGTATTACTTGAAAGAAGAGTTATAAGTAAGGTATTAGACGGAGTAAAGATTCTTGGAAATGGGACATTAGAAAAAAGCTTAACTGTTAAAGGATGTAAGTTCTCTAAGTCTGCTATAGAAAAAATTGAAGCAGCTGGGGGAAAAGTTGAGGTGATGTAA